TCGCCGACCTTTCCGTGCGCACCAGAATGGCGTCCGTGTCCGGGCAGAACACGATCTCATCCGCCGGCGCCTTCGCGATGCGCGCGAGGTCGGCCATCTCGATGGTCTCCTGCGAGGCCGTCGATACCTTGCCGACGAGTTCGGCCGCGCCGATGCCGCCGCGCTTGCGACGGTCCTCGTAGAGCGCGACGAGGTCGGCGGGGAGCCCGTCGACGAGCGTCTTGCGGTCGGCAGCGATTTCCTTCGCCTCCGTGCGAAGGTTCTCTCGAGCGAGGTCGCGGCGCTCCAAGAGGTCGGCCGCGAGGGTCTCAATTTCTCGCATCGAGGCGAGCCTCTCGGCGTGCGCCGCGGTCAGTGCTTCGACGCGCTCGAGCTGCTCGAGTTCCTGATCGTCCAGGGTCTCCTGGCGCCGCGCGATCGTCGCGAGCTCGGCCTGGAGCGCCGCGATGTCCTTCGTCGACGACGCGTGCTGCAGCCGGTCCTCGTCACGCTTGCGACGCTCCGCGACCATCCTCGAATCGTCCTGGATCGTCTTGAGCTCGGACTGCGCATCCTCGAGCTCGCCGAGCGCCTTCGCCGACGCGGCCCGACGGTCGCGGCGGTCCTGCTCGATCTCCACCAGGTGGAGCTGCTCTGGCATGTTCTTCGCGA
This DNA window, taken from Gulosibacter molinativorax, encodes the following:
- a CDS encoding zinc ribbon domain-containing protein; translation: MKAHPKEQLRLLELAQVDARQARLQHLAKNMPEQLHLVEIEQDRRDRRAASAKALGELEDAQSELKTIQDDSRMVAERRKRDEDRLQHASSTKDIAALQAELATIARRQETLDDQELEQLERVEALTAAHAERLASMREIETLAADLLERRDLARENLRTEAKEIAADRKTLVDGLPADLVALYEDRRKRGGIGAAELVGKVSTASQETIEMADLARIAKAPADEIVFCPDTDAILVRTERSAI